The following proteins are co-located in the Colius striatus isolate bColStr4 chromosome 6, bColStr4.1.hap1, whole genome shotgun sequence genome:
- the LOC104553573 gene encoding cytochrome c oxidase assembly protein COX16 homolog, mitochondrial, whose product MERLRKLWRGRTMTFGVPLLLYLVGGSFGLREFAQIRYDVHKLHGKVDPALKEKLKQNTVTLESEYEKLEKSDLDNWENIRGPSLWEDSRTVQQQRREALRLKAE is encoded by the exons ATGGAGAGGCTGCGGAAGCTGTGGAGGGGCCGCACCATGACCTTCGGGGTCCCTCTGTTG CTGTATCTCGTCGGAGGATCTTTTGGACTCCGGGAGTTTGCTCAGATAAGATACGATGTCCACAAGCTGCACGGCAAG GTTGATCCagctttgaaagagaaattaaagcAGAACACTGTGACGCTGGAATCTGAATATGAG aagctggaaAAGTCTGACTTGGATAACTGGGAGAACATCAGGGGACCCAGTCTGTGGGAAGATTCCAGGACTGTTCAGCAGCAGCGACGGGAGGCTCTGCGGCTCAAGGCAGAATGA